A genomic stretch from Pomacea canaliculata isolate SZHN2017 linkage group LG2, ASM307304v1, whole genome shotgun sequence includes:
- the LOC112555307 gene encoding LOW QUALITY PROTEIN: kinesin-like protein KIF23 (The sequence of the model RefSeq protein was modified relative to this genomic sequence to represent the inferred CDS: inserted 1 base in 1 codon), with product NRIDDVDEDNNYAVFVSYIEIYNNYIYDLLEELPYDPITGYKPPQSKILRTDNSDNMYVHNCVEIEVKTTEEAFEVFYKGQKRRKVAHTSLNAESSRSHSVFNIRLVQAPLDTRGEEVVQDPEKIYISQLSLVDLAGSERTNRTRNAGRPLEGSRHINQSLMTLRSCLELLRENQKSGANKMVPYRDSRLTHLFKNYFDGDGKVRMIVCVNPRADEYEETIHVMKFAEXSQEVLVTRSQQVNFNTGFTPGRRRMHQQYAEKMERQPEIPLTPLLPPLSCSLGPHFHFLNWLQPTDDKTLANLSMCLDERMKRRTAERFRSHLVEFERNYERMGGKQQNLRLLLLRRRLLDCALSLGCGSRGKAEESIRRVKDLEKENQALTLKVQDKNWKIQVEKTEKERLKSDFQTRLNMNNKQWEKNLEKIKLQVEAEAEAQLEEKERKLDILRDIVNNDETPRKAPRPAPKPRTYTTPGVSIQSARSEVDMSSIGAVRSKVTRNATTPGVPVNRIPAAKSMYNLNQVAATSASAKKAPVPYNTRYHRRSKSSSSAADIWLDHKPAGSVDTNTVLQPKLGKKRSVSKLEIRDTRDVSKYCLTHQEQDSNDELVTKIIKGDVIPTAAGGTAVVFKDVEILKQTSPGSRKRRSSGPPSVPAPEEWTDVETRCSIAIEGHSKRNKRSDV from the exons AACCGCATTGATGATGTCGACGAAGACAATAACTATGCTGTATTTGTCTCCTACATTGAGATTTACAACAATTACATCTATGATCTATTGGAGGAGTTACCATATGACCCCATCACAGGCTATAA ACCTCCACAGTCTAAAATTCTGCGCACGGACAATTCAGACAACATGTATGTACACAACTGTGTTGAGATTGAGGTGAAAACTACAGAAGAAGCTTTTGAAGTTTTCTACAAag GCCAAAAAAGACGGAAGGTAGCTCACACATCACTGAATGCAGAATCAAGTCGTAGCCACAGTGTCTTCAACATTCGTTTGGTTCAGGCACCTTTGGACACACGAGGAGAAGAAGTTGTGCAG GATCCAGAGAAGATTTATATCAGCCAACTTTCTCTTGTGGACTTGGCAGGCAGTGAGCGAACTAACAGAACACGAAATGCTGGGAGACCGCTTGAGGGAAGCAGGCACATTAATCAGTCCCTTATGACTCTCCGCTCCTGTCTGGAACTGTTGAGAGAAAATCAGAAAAGTGGCGCCAACAAG ATGGTGCCATATCGTGACTCTCGTCTTACTCATCTCTTCAAGAACTACTTTGATGGTGACGGAAAAGTTCGCATGATTGTCTGTGTCAATCCAAGAGCAGATGAGTATGAGGAGACTATT cacGTCATGAAGTTTGCAG ATTCACAGGAGGTTTTAGTGACACGATCACAGCAAGTTAATTTTAACACTGGGTTTACACCTGGTCGGCGACGCATGCACCAACAGTATgcagagaaaatggaaagacaGCCAG AAATACCACTTACACCGTTGTTGCCACCCCTGTCTTGTAGTCTGGGACCCCATTTCCACTTCTTGAA CTGGTTGCAGCCCACAGATGACAAAACTCTGGCCAACCTTTCCATGTGTCTTGATGAACGTATGAAACGACGAACAG CTGAGCGGTTCAGATCCCATTTGGTTGAGTTTGAAAGAAACTATGAGCGAATGGGAGGTAAACAACAGAACTTGAGGCTGCTCTTGCTCAGGAGAAGGCTGCTCGACTGCGCATTGAGTCTAGGATGCGGGAGCAGAGGCAAAGCAGAAGAATCCATACGCAGAGTGAAAGACCTTGAAAAAGAGAATCAAGCACTGACTCTGAAG GTTCAAGACAAGAACTGGAAAATCCAAgtggaaaagacagaaaaagaaagattaaaatctGACTTCCAAACACGACTAAACATGAACAATAAACAGTGGGAGAAGAACTTG GAAAAGATCAAGTTACAGGTTGAGGCTGAAGCAGAAGCTCAGCTGGAGGAGAAGGAGCGCAAGTTGGATATTCTGCGTGACATTGTGAACAACGATGAAACACCAAGAAAGGCCCCACGCCCTGCACCCAAACCACGTACATACACAACACCTGGAGTCTCTATCCAGTCGGCTCGGTCTGAGGTGGATATGTCAAGCATTGGAGCAGTTCGAAGCAAAGTCACTAGAAATGCCACAACTCCTGGTGTTCCAGTCAACCGTATTCCAGCTGCTAAATCGATGTACAATCTGAACCAGGTGGCAGCTACTTCTGCCTCAGCCAAG AAAGCACCTGTGCCGTATAATACTCGTTACCATCGCCGATCAAAGTCTTCATCTAGTGCTGCTGATATCTGGCTGGACCATAAACCTGCTGGCAGTGTTGACACGA ACACGGTCCTGCAGCCTAAACTTGGCAAGAAAAGGTCAGTGTCTAAGCTGGAGATCAGGGACACCAGAGATGTCTCTAAGTATTGCCTGACACACCAGGAGCAGGATTCCAATGATGAGCTAGTCACGAAGATTATTAAG GGAGATGTGATTCCTACTGCTGCTGGTGGGACAGCTGTGGTGTTTAAGGATGTTGAAATTCTGAAGCAGACGTCACCTGGGTCTCGCAAGAGACGCAGCTCTGGGCCCCCATCTGTTCCTGCCCCAGAAGAGTGGACTGATGTAGAGACACGGTGCAGCATAGCCATTGAAGGACATAGCAA GCGGAACAAGAGGTCTGATGTTTAA